A portion of the Phycisphaerae bacterium genome contains these proteins:
- a CDS encoding beta-galactosidase trimerization domain-containing protein, translated as MNMRFACLVIPLVSWSAALAARIAPPIRAQTTPMPAAIQAGQAVDIVLDRYWRGNVKVDQDGLHDNKKTFPHVPHLIEYRFELPVGGEYELQGRYVAETDAPTYLTIDGKLQGMRFEEAGDHRSKWVSLAKTPLTPGKHWIRFTSQYVETPFPTLTGLRLVFHGGPGPEPEPEPPIVGPRPSLPDDWSKTISRKIHSDFHTAGFIRGIGSRFDGTTFGKTLRDNGVNAICIFAKGHHGYAYYDTKVGTRHPGLDFDLMKAQIEACRRYGIAVWTYFSIAPDELYTSTCDQTITDPNDRPTDMEVDVESPYVADYLWPMIAECVRNYDLDGLFFDFPGNEEFVRETVRLVKRIKPGMVVAYNHQWAKSRDELGELDVLELESWRHKQPLYHWQYYARYARGAVPLTAMTIRFHKSWGDFGGITSEAMLRVHAATAMANGCLLTIGDHLHPSGQLDPAVYERIGRVLRDVMRIEPYVTGSESLPYVALMRPKEIALMGADNPCHALLDSGIHFTVIDPSQDLKPFTAVLIPEAKMADDALTARLKEYVENGGRLLAFGKPPARMAELLGIEAQPANEAAYIRIDPRILPTPPATVLYTYLEVAPARPLEDTTTLAPLVWAMNHGTIHTSRRQSPPSDEPSGLAAITSRKLAKGQAVYCAALLPEVYARWGYSAVREIVADLLRYMIPPDKRLADVEAPVHLEVSLNRQGNRVIVHLVHSPQSRASLGTFNKDDLVNQDPVIDEMPTVAGTRLRLAESLVGNRSIKLLPAGTEIRPDSRANGVVTIRVPDFQISSVLLIE; from the coding sequence ATGAATATGCGTTTTGCCTGCCTGGTCATCCCGCTCGTTTCCTGGAGCGCAGCCCTTGCCGCGAGAATCGCCCCGCCGATCCGGGCGCAAACAACTCCCATGCCGGCAGCCATCCAGGCCGGTCAGGCCGTTGACATCGTGCTGGATCGCTACTGGCGCGGCAACGTTAAGGTTGATCAGGACGGGCTGCACGACAACAAGAAAACCTTCCCACATGTACCCCACCTCATCGAGTATCGCTTTGAATTGCCGGTCGGCGGCGAATATGAGCTTCAGGGTCGATACGTGGCCGAGACCGACGCTCCCACGTACCTGACCATCGACGGCAAGCTACAGGGGATGCGCTTCGAGGAAGCCGGCGATCATCGATCAAAATGGGTTTCGCTCGCGAAGACACCGTTGACGCCCGGCAAACACTGGATCCGGTTTACCTCGCAATATGTGGAAACACCCTTTCCGACGCTGACCGGGCTGCGTCTGGTGTTCCACGGCGGACCAGGCCCCGAGCCGGAGCCCGAGCCCCCCATTGTGGGTCCCAGGCCGTCTTTGCCCGACGACTGGTCGAAAACGATCAGCCGCAAGATCCACAGCGACTTTCACACTGCCGGCTTCATCCGCGGAATCGGCTCCAGATTCGACGGCACAACCTTCGGCAAGACGCTTAGAGACAACGGCGTCAACGCCATCTGCATCTTCGCCAAGGGACATCACGGGTACGCTTACTACGACACGAAAGTCGGGACGCGACATCCGGGGCTGGATTTCGATCTGATGAAAGCCCAGATCGAGGCTTGCCGCAGGTACGGCATCGCCGTGTGGACCTATTTCTCCATCGCTCCGGATGAACTCTACACCAGCACCTGCGACCAGACGATCACCGACCCGAACGACCGGCCCACCGACATGGAGGTGGACGTCGAATCGCCCTACGTCGCCGATTATCTCTGGCCGATGATCGCCGAATGCGTCCGCAACTATGACCTCGACGGGCTCTTCTTCGACTTTCCCGGAAACGAGGAATTCGTGCGAGAGACCGTGCGCCTGGTCAAACGCATCAAGCCCGGCATGGTCGTCGCCTATAACCACCAGTGGGCCAAGAGCCGCGATGAACTCGGCGAGTTGGACGTTCTCGAACTGGAGAGCTGGCGCCACAAGCAGCCGCTCTATCACTGGCAGTATTATGCCCGCTACGCCCGTGGCGCAGTGCCCCTGACGGCCATGACCATTCGTTTCCACAAGAGCTGGGGCGACTTCGGCGGAATCACCAGCGAGGCAATGCTTCGCGTCCACGCCGCCACCGCCATGGCCAATGGCTGCCTGCTCACCATCGGCGATCATCTGCACCCCTCCGGGCAACTCGACCCGGCGGTCTACGAGCGCATCGGCCGTGTTCTGCGCGACGTTATGAGAATCGAGCCTTACGTCACCGGTTCCGAGAGCCTCCCTTACGTCGCCCTGATGCGGCCGAAAGAGATTGCACTGATGGGTGCGGACAATCCCTGCCACGCTCTGCTCGATTCAGGCATCCACTTCACCGTCATCGACCCGTCGCAAGACCTCAAGCCGTTTACGGCCGTCCTCATCCCCGAGGCGAAAATGGCCGACGACGCGCTGACCGCGCGGTTGAAGGAATACGTCGAGAACGGCGGCAGACTGCTCGCTTTCGGCAAGCCGCCGGCGAGAATGGCCGAGCTGTTGGGCATTGAGGCACAGCCCGCGAACGAGGCCGCCTACATCCGGATCGATCCGCGGATCCTCCCAACCCCGCCCGCTACGGTTCTGTATACCTACTTGGAAGTCGCTCCGGCCCGACCGCTGGAGGATACAACGACCCTCGCCCCGCTCGTGTGGGCGATGAATCACGGAACCATCCATACTTCGCGACGCCAGAGCCCACCCTCGGATGAGCCTTCCGGGCTGGCAGCCATCACCAGTCGCAAGCTCGCCAAGGGCCAAGCCGTCTATTGCGCCGCCCTGCTGCCGGAGGTCTACGCCCGATGGGGTTACTCGGCCGTACGGGAGATCGTCGCCGATCTGCTGAGGTACATGATTCCTCCCGATAAGCGCCTGGCAGACGTCGAAGCGCCGGTCCACCTGGAAGTCTCGCTCAACCGCCAAGGCAACCGCGTCATCGTGCATCTGGTCCACAGCCCGCAAAGCCGCGCCAGCCTCGGAACGTTCAACAAGGATGACCTGGTCAACCAGGACCCGGTAATCGACGAAATGCCCACGGTCGCGGGAACGAGGCTGCGCCTTGCAGAAAGCCTTGTCGGTAATCGCAGCATCAAGCTGCTCCCGGCAGGCACGGAAATCAGGCCCGACAGCCGTGCGAACGGTGTGGTGACAATCAGGGTGCCCGATTTCCAGATCAGTTCAGTGCTGCTCATCGAATAG
- a CDS encoding Gfo/Idh/MocA family oxidoreductase, translating to MRVHRLAMVGCGAFARLYHLPIIHANPRAQLAVVCDLNPDVAKECAERFHARKATADWHEVIDDPDVDAIILATHTNLRAELIIPALQAGKPVFVEKPVANTDAEMVEIVRAGRAARLPVCVDHNRRSSPAMHDLCQLLQKARNGPGGHLPSVDRSDGGKRAAMPQEKQTQILIRVNDDCRSWVDWALTDAEGILFAEMVHFIDVAMWLMNPLPITRVFAEGSAQGNFALIMRFADGSLATIQQTICGHFDYPKELIEVTANHVTMAMEHHVELRQRGLEDEPFRRTYPFKSIDGGIEDGGIEAFHRAVTETFDNARRTGNPPVFISPDKGHAAHIDRFLDCIEGKGENPCDVVDAVRVTRVALKLLESVRREQPVEIRDSDWQIEA from the coding sequence ATGCGGGTTCATCGCTTGGCTATGGTCGGATGTGGCGCGTTCGCCAGGCTCTATCACCTCCCGATTATTCACGCCAACCCCCGAGCACAACTGGCGGTTGTTTGCGACCTCAATCCCGATGTCGCGAAGGAGTGTGCCGAACGCTTTCACGCCCGCAAAGCGACTGCCGACTGGCACGAGGTGATCGACGATCCCGACGTGGACGCGATCATTCTCGCCACGCATACCAATCTGCGCGCCGAATTGATTATCCCCGCCCTGCAAGCGGGCAAACCCGTCTTCGTCGAGAAACCCGTCGCCAACACCGACGCCGAGATGGTTGAAATCGTGCGGGCCGGCCGCGCCGCCCGGCTGCCCGTCTGCGTCGACCACAATCGCCGCTCAAGCCCGGCCATGCACGATCTGTGCCAATTGCTTCAGAAGGCCCGCAACGGCCCCGGGGGCCATCTCCCCTCGGTTGACCGCAGCGACGGCGGCAAACGAGCGGCCATGCCACAGGAAAAGCAGACACAGATCCTGATCCGCGTCAATGACGACTGCCGCAGTTGGGTCGACTGGGCATTAACCGACGCCGAGGGAATCCTTTTTGCGGAAATGGTCCACTTCATCGACGTCGCCATGTGGCTCATGAACCCCCTGCCAATCACCCGCGTCTTCGCCGAGGGCTCGGCCCAGGGCAATTTCGCACTGATCATGCGATTCGCAGATGGCTCGCTGGCCACCATACAGCAGACCATCTGCGGCCACTTCGACTACCCCAAGGAACTGATCGAAGTCACCGCCAACCACGTGACGATGGCCATGGAGCACCACGTCGAGTTGCGTCAGCGCGGCCTTGAAGATGAACCGTTTCGTCGCACATATCCGTTCAAGTCAATCGACGGCGGTATCGAAGACGGCGGCATCGAGGCGTTTCACCGCGCGGTGACCGAGACCTTCGATAACGCCCGCCGCACCGGGAACCCGCCGGTGTTCATCTCCCCCGACAAAGGCCACGCCGCCCACATCGACCGATTCCTCGATTGCATCGAAGGCAAAGGTGAGAACCCCTGTGACGTCGTCGACGCCGTGCGGGTCACGCGAGTCGCCCTCAAGCTGCTCGAATCAGTGCGGAGGGAGCAGCCGGTGGAGATCCGTGATAGCGACTGGCAGATCGAGGCGTAG